A DNA window from Choristoneura fumiferana chromosome 24, NRCan_CFum_1, whole genome shotgun sequence contains the following coding sequences:
- the LOC141441647 gene encoding phosphoenolpyruvate carboxykinase [GTP]-like isoform X1, which translates to MEYRLAHFIAGASKIRHSFLCNQRAQLRCAQVALGCSRAAHQAAPRAAKLNPQLAALSPKVRAFVERSAALCQPEQVHVCDGSEPEAAALVRLMQQQGTLRKLPKYDNCYLARTDPSDVARVESRTFICADRERDVVPAARAGQKSALGNYIAPSDYDRAVAERFPGCMRGRTMYVIPFSMGPVGSPLSKIGVEVTDSPYVVYSMRVMTRMGSKVLEALRNDEQFVRCLHAVGGGGIPGWPCDPPRTIILHKPTDNEIVSYGSGYGGNSLLGKKCFALRLGSVIARREGWLAEHMLIVGITDPQGRKRYIAAAFPSACGKTNLAMMTPSLPGYKVECVGDDIAWMKFDKNGVLRAINPENGFFGVAPGTSESTNPIAMASVFKDTVFTNVAETIDGGVWWEGMSKAPESLIDWKGQVWDPSKKTPAAHPNSRFCTPAENCPMIDGDWESPEGVPISAILLGGRRPAGVPLVVEARDWEHGVFMGAAMRSEATAAAEHSSKVVMHDPFAMRPFFGYNFGEYLQHWLSMPRAGRSMPKIFHVNWFRKDAEGKFLWPGFGENSRVLDWVLRRCDNEPCHVETPLGFVPTEGALNTDGLGEVNIKELFSIPKDFWMQEADAVERYFKEEVGEDLPKQMWEQLDILRNNIKQS; encoded by the exons ATGGAGTACCGACTTGCTCATTTTATTGCCGGCGCGAGCAAGATTCGTCACAGTTTTCTCTGTAACCAGAGAGCTCAGCTAAG ATGCGCCCAAGTGGCCCTTGGCTGCAGCCGCGCGGCACACCAAGCCGCCCCGCGCGCCGCCAAACTCAACCCCCAACTAGCGGCCCTTTCGCCCAAG GTCCGCGCGTTCGTGGAGCGCAGCGCTGCTCTGTGCCAGCCGGAGCAAGTGCACGTGTGTGACGGCTCCGAGCCCGAGGCGGCGGCGCTGGTGCGGCTGATGCAGCAGCAGGGCACGCTGCGAAAGCTGCCCAAGTATGACAACTG CTACCTGGCCCGCACTGACCCATCGGACGTGGCTCGCGTCGAGTCGCGCACCTTCATCTGCGCCGACCGGGAACGCGACGTCgtgcccgccgcccgcgccggccAGAAGTCGGCGCTCGGCAACTACATCGCTCCCAGTGACTACGACCGAGCTGTCGCCGAGAGGTTCCCGGGGTGCATGAGAG GTCGGACCATGTACGTGATCCCGTTCTCGATGGGCCCGGTCGGTTCTCCGCTGTCCAAGATCGGCGTCGAAGTCACTGACTCTCCGTACGTCGTGTATTCCATGCGGGTCATGACTCGAATGG GTAGCAAAGTGCTGGAAGCCTTACGTAACGACGAGCAGTTCGTCCGCTGCTTGCACGCGGTGGGCGGCGGCGGCATCCCCGGCTGGCCCTGCGACCCGCCGCGGACCATCATCCTGCACAAACCCACTGACAACGAGATCGTCAGCTACG GCAGCGGATACGGTGGCAACAGCCTCCTGGGCAAGAAGTGCTTCGCTCTGCGACTAGGGTCCGTCATCGCGCGCCGAGAGGGCTGGCTTGCGGAGCATATGCTG ATCGTTGGTATCACCGACCCACAAGGCCGCAAGCGCTACATTGCGGCCGCTTTCCCCTCGGCCTGTGGCAAGACCAACTTGGCTATGATGACGCCCAGCCTGCCCGGGTATAAGGTGGAATGCGTCGGCGACGACATTGCTTGGATGAAGTTTGATAAGAACGGGGTGTTGAGGGCGATTAATCCTGAGAACGGGTTCTTTGGAGTTGCTCCAG GTACTTCCGAATCAACGAATCCCATTGCAATGGCGTCAGTATTCAAAGACACGGTGTTCACCAACGTGGCGGAGACAATTGACGGTGGCGTCTGGTGGGAAGGCATGAGCAAGGCCCCGGAAAGTCTCATCGACTGGAAGGGACAAGTTTGGGATCCTAGCAAGAAGACCCCGGCTGCTCATCCGAATTCCAG ATTCTGCACACCAGCGGAAAATTGTCCGATGATTGACGGCGATTGGGAAAGTCCTGAAGGAGTACCGATTTCTGCTATTCTACTGGGCGGGCGGCGACCGGCGGGAGTGCCGTTGGTCGTAGAAGCCCGGGACTGGGAGCACGGCGTATTCATGGGCGCTGCCATGCGCTCTGAAGCCACTGCTGCTGCTGAGCACAGC AGCAAAGTGGTTATGCACGACCCGTTCGCCATGCGTCCATTCTTCGGCTACAACTTCGGCGAGTACCTGCAGCACTGGCTGTCCATGCCTCGGGCTGGCCGCAGCATGCCCAAGATTTTCCACGTCAACTGGTTCAGGAAGGATGCGGAG GGCAAATTCCTCTGGCCGGGCTTCGGTGAGAATTCTCGCGTGCTTGACTGGGTACTGCGCCGCTGTGACAATGAACCTTGCCATGTGGAGACTCCACTCGGATTTGTGCCCACTGAAGGAGCCCTAAACACTGACGGTCTTGGCGAAGTCAACATAAAAGAATTATTCAGTATTCCCAAAGACTTCTGGATGCAGGAG GCAGATGCTGTGGAAAGATATTTCAAGGAGGAAGTGGGTGAAGATTTGCCGAAGCAAATGTGGGAACAGCTGGACATACTTAGGAATAATATTAAGCAATCTTAG
- the LOC141441647 gene encoding phosphoenolpyruvate carboxykinase [GTP]-like isoform X3 yields MVFFLTRATKRCAQVALGCSRAAHQAAPRAAKLNPQLAALSPKVRAFVERSAALCQPEQVHVCDGSEPEAAALVRLMQQQGTLRKLPKYDNCYLARTDPSDVARVESRTFICADRERDVVPAARAGQKSALGNYIAPSDYDRAVAERFPGCMRGRTMYVIPFSMGPVGSPLSKIGVEVTDSPYVVYSMRVMTRMGSKVLEALRNDEQFVRCLHAVGGGGIPGWPCDPPRTIILHKPTDNEIVSYGSGYGGNSLLGKKCFALRLGSVIARREGWLAEHMLIVGITDPQGRKRYIAAAFPSACGKTNLAMMTPSLPGYKVECVGDDIAWMKFDKNGVLRAINPENGFFGVAPGTSESTNPIAMASVFKDTVFTNVAETIDGGVWWEGMSKAPESLIDWKGQVWDPSKKTPAAHPNSRFCTPAENCPMIDGDWESPEGVPISAILLGGRRPAGVPLVVEARDWEHGVFMGAAMRSEATAAAEHSSKVVMHDPFAMRPFFGYNFGEYLQHWLSMPRAGRSMPKIFHVNWFRKDAEGKFLWPGFGENSRVLDWVLRRCDNEPCHVETPLGFVPTEGALNTDGLGEVNIKELFSIPKDFWMQEADAVERYFKEEVGEDLPKQMWEQLDILRNNIKQS; encoded by the exons ATGCGCCCAAGTGGCCCTTGGCTGCAGCCGCGCGGCACACCAAGCCGCCCCGCGCGCCGCCAAACTCAACCCCCAACTAGCGGCCCTTTCGCCCAAG GTCCGCGCGTTCGTGGAGCGCAGCGCTGCTCTGTGCCAGCCGGAGCAAGTGCACGTGTGTGACGGCTCCGAGCCCGAGGCGGCGGCGCTGGTGCGGCTGATGCAGCAGCAGGGCACGCTGCGAAAGCTGCCCAAGTATGACAACTG CTACCTGGCCCGCACTGACCCATCGGACGTGGCTCGCGTCGAGTCGCGCACCTTCATCTGCGCCGACCGGGAACGCGACGTCgtgcccgccgcccgcgccggccAGAAGTCGGCGCTCGGCAACTACATCGCTCCCAGTGACTACGACCGAGCTGTCGCCGAGAGGTTCCCGGGGTGCATGAGAG GTCGGACCATGTACGTGATCCCGTTCTCGATGGGCCCGGTCGGTTCTCCGCTGTCCAAGATCGGCGTCGAAGTCACTGACTCTCCGTACGTCGTGTATTCCATGCGGGTCATGACTCGAATGG GTAGCAAAGTGCTGGAAGCCTTACGTAACGACGAGCAGTTCGTCCGCTGCTTGCACGCGGTGGGCGGCGGCGGCATCCCCGGCTGGCCCTGCGACCCGCCGCGGACCATCATCCTGCACAAACCCACTGACAACGAGATCGTCAGCTACG GCAGCGGATACGGTGGCAACAGCCTCCTGGGCAAGAAGTGCTTCGCTCTGCGACTAGGGTCCGTCATCGCGCGCCGAGAGGGCTGGCTTGCGGAGCATATGCTG ATCGTTGGTATCACCGACCCACAAGGCCGCAAGCGCTACATTGCGGCCGCTTTCCCCTCGGCCTGTGGCAAGACCAACTTGGCTATGATGACGCCCAGCCTGCCCGGGTATAAGGTGGAATGCGTCGGCGACGACATTGCTTGGATGAAGTTTGATAAGAACGGGGTGTTGAGGGCGATTAATCCTGAGAACGGGTTCTTTGGAGTTGCTCCAG GTACTTCCGAATCAACGAATCCCATTGCAATGGCGTCAGTATTCAAAGACACGGTGTTCACCAACGTGGCGGAGACAATTGACGGTGGCGTCTGGTGGGAAGGCATGAGCAAGGCCCCGGAAAGTCTCATCGACTGGAAGGGACAAGTTTGGGATCCTAGCAAGAAGACCCCGGCTGCTCATCCGAATTCCAG ATTCTGCACACCAGCGGAAAATTGTCCGATGATTGACGGCGATTGGGAAAGTCCTGAAGGAGTACCGATTTCTGCTATTCTACTGGGCGGGCGGCGACCGGCGGGAGTGCCGTTGGTCGTAGAAGCCCGGGACTGGGAGCACGGCGTATTCATGGGCGCTGCCATGCGCTCTGAAGCCACTGCTGCTGCTGAGCACAGC AGCAAAGTGGTTATGCACGACCCGTTCGCCATGCGTCCATTCTTCGGCTACAACTTCGGCGAGTACCTGCAGCACTGGCTGTCCATGCCTCGGGCTGGCCGCAGCATGCCCAAGATTTTCCACGTCAACTGGTTCAGGAAGGATGCGGAG GGCAAATTCCTCTGGCCGGGCTTCGGTGAGAATTCTCGCGTGCTTGACTGGGTACTGCGCCGCTGTGACAATGAACCTTGCCATGTGGAGACTCCACTCGGATTTGTGCCCACTGAAGGAGCCCTAAACACTGACGGTCTTGGCGAAGTCAACATAAAAGAATTATTCAGTATTCCCAAAGACTTCTGGATGCAGGAG GCAGATGCTGTGGAAAGATATTTCAAGGAGGAAGTGGGTGAAGATTTGCCGAAGCAAATGTGGGAACAGCTGGACATACTTAGGAATAATATTAAGCAATCTTAG
- the LOC141441647 gene encoding phosphoenolpyruvate carboxykinase [GTP]-like isoform X4 gives MLRVLSLRCAQVALGCSRAAHQAAPRAAKLNPQLAALSPKVRAFVERSAALCQPEQVHVCDGSEPEAAALVRLMQQQGTLRKLPKYDNCYLARTDPSDVARVESRTFICADRERDVVPAARAGQKSALGNYIAPSDYDRAVAERFPGCMRGRTMYVIPFSMGPVGSPLSKIGVEVTDSPYVVYSMRVMTRMGSKVLEALRNDEQFVRCLHAVGGGGIPGWPCDPPRTIILHKPTDNEIVSYGSGYGGNSLLGKKCFALRLGSVIARREGWLAEHMLIVGITDPQGRKRYIAAAFPSACGKTNLAMMTPSLPGYKVECVGDDIAWMKFDKNGVLRAINPENGFFGVAPGTSESTNPIAMASVFKDTVFTNVAETIDGGVWWEGMSKAPESLIDWKGQVWDPSKKTPAAHPNSRFCTPAENCPMIDGDWESPEGVPISAILLGGRRPAGVPLVVEARDWEHGVFMGAAMRSEATAAAEHSSKVVMHDPFAMRPFFGYNFGEYLQHWLSMPRAGRSMPKIFHVNWFRKDAEGKFLWPGFGENSRVLDWVLRRCDNEPCHVETPLGFVPTEGALNTDGLGEVNIKELFSIPKDFWMQEADAVERYFKEEVGEDLPKQMWEQLDILRNNIKQS, from the exons ATGTTAAGAGTTCTATCgttaag ATGCGCCCAAGTGGCCCTTGGCTGCAGCCGCGCGGCACACCAAGCCGCCCCGCGCGCCGCCAAACTCAACCCCCAACTAGCGGCCCTTTCGCCCAAG GTCCGCGCGTTCGTGGAGCGCAGCGCTGCTCTGTGCCAGCCGGAGCAAGTGCACGTGTGTGACGGCTCCGAGCCCGAGGCGGCGGCGCTGGTGCGGCTGATGCAGCAGCAGGGCACGCTGCGAAAGCTGCCCAAGTATGACAACTG CTACCTGGCCCGCACTGACCCATCGGACGTGGCTCGCGTCGAGTCGCGCACCTTCATCTGCGCCGACCGGGAACGCGACGTCgtgcccgccgcccgcgccggccAGAAGTCGGCGCTCGGCAACTACATCGCTCCCAGTGACTACGACCGAGCTGTCGCCGAGAGGTTCCCGGGGTGCATGAGAG GTCGGACCATGTACGTGATCCCGTTCTCGATGGGCCCGGTCGGTTCTCCGCTGTCCAAGATCGGCGTCGAAGTCACTGACTCTCCGTACGTCGTGTATTCCATGCGGGTCATGACTCGAATGG GTAGCAAAGTGCTGGAAGCCTTACGTAACGACGAGCAGTTCGTCCGCTGCTTGCACGCGGTGGGCGGCGGCGGCATCCCCGGCTGGCCCTGCGACCCGCCGCGGACCATCATCCTGCACAAACCCACTGACAACGAGATCGTCAGCTACG GCAGCGGATACGGTGGCAACAGCCTCCTGGGCAAGAAGTGCTTCGCTCTGCGACTAGGGTCCGTCATCGCGCGCCGAGAGGGCTGGCTTGCGGAGCATATGCTG ATCGTTGGTATCACCGACCCACAAGGCCGCAAGCGCTACATTGCGGCCGCTTTCCCCTCGGCCTGTGGCAAGACCAACTTGGCTATGATGACGCCCAGCCTGCCCGGGTATAAGGTGGAATGCGTCGGCGACGACATTGCTTGGATGAAGTTTGATAAGAACGGGGTGTTGAGGGCGATTAATCCTGAGAACGGGTTCTTTGGAGTTGCTCCAG GTACTTCCGAATCAACGAATCCCATTGCAATGGCGTCAGTATTCAAAGACACGGTGTTCACCAACGTGGCGGAGACAATTGACGGTGGCGTCTGGTGGGAAGGCATGAGCAAGGCCCCGGAAAGTCTCATCGACTGGAAGGGACAAGTTTGGGATCCTAGCAAGAAGACCCCGGCTGCTCATCCGAATTCCAG ATTCTGCACACCAGCGGAAAATTGTCCGATGATTGACGGCGATTGGGAAAGTCCTGAAGGAGTACCGATTTCTGCTATTCTACTGGGCGGGCGGCGACCGGCGGGAGTGCCGTTGGTCGTAGAAGCCCGGGACTGGGAGCACGGCGTATTCATGGGCGCTGCCATGCGCTCTGAAGCCACTGCTGCTGCTGAGCACAGC AGCAAAGTGGTTATGCACGACCCGTTCGCCATGCGTCCATTCTTCGGCTACAACTTCGGCGAGTACCTGCAGCACTGGCTGTCCATGCCTCGGGCTGGCCGCAGCATGCCCAAGATTTTCCACGTCAACTGGTTCAGGAAGGATGCGGAG GGCAAATTCCTCTGGCCGGGCTTCGGTGAGAATTCTCGCGTGCTTGACTGGGTACTGCGCCGCTGTGACAATGAACCTTGCCATGTGGAGACTCCACTCGGATTTGTGCCCACTGAAGGAGCCCTAAACACTGACGGTCTTGGCGAAGTCAACATAAAAGAATTATTCAGTATTCCCAAAGACTTCTGGATGCAGGAG GCAGATGCTGTGGAAAGATATTTCAAGGAGGAAGTGGGTGAAGATTTGCCGAAGCAAATGTGGGAACAGCTGGACATACTTAGGAATAATATTAAGCAATCTTAG
- the LOC141441647 gene encoding phosphoenolpyruvate carboxykinase [GTP]-like isoform X2: MLHLNSIPEDYVWKTAKCAQVALGCSRAAHQAAPRAAKLNPQLAALSPKVRAFVERSAALCQPEQVHVCDGSEPEAAALVRLMQQQGTLRKLPKYDNCYLARTDPSDVARVESRTFICADRERDVVPAARAGQKSALGNYIAPSDYDRAVAERFPGCMRGRTMYVIPFSMGPVGSPLSKIGVEVTDSPYVVYSMRVMTRMGSKVLEALRNDEQFVRCLHAVGGGGIPGWPCDPPRTIILHKPTDNEIVSYGSGYGGNSLLGKKCFALRLGSVIARREGWLAEHMLIVGITDPQGRKRYIAAAFPSACGKTNLAMMTPSLPGYKVECVGDDIAWMKFDKNGVLRAINPENGFFGVAPGTSESTNPIAMASVFKDTVFTNVAETIDGGVWWEGMSKAPESLIDWKGQVWDPSKKTPAAHPNSRFCTPAENCPMIDGDWESPEGVPISAILLGGRRPAGVPLVVEARDWEHGVFMGAAMRSEATAAAEHSSKVVMHDPFAMRPFFGYNFGEYLQHWLSMPRAGRSMPKIFHVNWFRKDAEGKFLWPGFGENSRVLDWVLRRCDNEPCHVETPLGFVPTEGALNTDGLGEVNIKELFSIPKDFWMQEADAVERYFKEEVGEDLPKQMWEQLDILRNNIKQS; this comes from the exons ATGCTGCACTTGAATTCGATTCCTGAAGATTACGTTTGGAAGACTGCTAA ATGCGCCCAAGTGGCCCTTGGCTGCAGCCGCGCGGCACACCAAGCCGCCCCGCGCGCCGCCAAACTCAACCCCCAACTAGCGGCCCTTTCGCCCAAG GTCCGCGCGTTCGTGGAGCGCAGCGCTGCTCTGTGCCAGCCGGAGCAAGTGCACGTGTGTGACGGCTCCGAGCCCGAGGCGGCGGCGCTGGTGCGGCTGATGCAGCAGCAGGGCACGCTGCGAAAGCTGCCCAAGTATGACAACTG CTACCTGGCCCGCACTGACCCATCGGACGTGGCTCGCGTCGAGTCGCGCACCTTCATCTGCGCCGACCGGGAACGCGACGTCgtgcccgccgcccgcgccggccAGAAGTCGGCGCTCGGCAACTACATCGCTCCCAGTGACTACGACCGAGCTGTCGCCGAGAGGTTCCCGGGGTGCATGAGAG GTCGGACCATGTACGTGATCCCGTTCTCGATGGGCCCGGTCGGTTCTCCGCTGTCCAAGATCGGCGTCGAAGTCACTGACTCTCCGTACGTCGTGTATTCCATGCGGGTCATGACTCGAATGG GTAGCAAAGTGCTGGAAGCCTTACGTAACGACGAGCAGTTCGTCCGCTGCTTGCACGCGGTGGGCGGCGGCGGCATCCCCGGCTGGCCCTGCGACCCGCCGCGGACCATCATCCTGCACAAACCCACTGACAACGAGATCGTCAGCTACG GCAGCGGATACGGTGGCAACAGCCTCCTGGGCAAGAAGTGCTTCGCTCTGCGACTAGGGTCCGTCATCGCGCGCCGAGAGGGCTGGCTTGCGGAGCATATGCTG ATCGTTGGTATCACCGACCCACAAGGCCGCAAGCGCTACATTGCGGCCGCTTTCCCCTCGGCCTGTGGCAAGACCAACTTGGCTATGATGACGCCCAGCCTGCCCGGGTATAAGGTGGAATGCGTCGGCGACGACATTGCTTGGATGAAGTTTGATAAGAACGGGGTGTTGAGGGCGATTAATCCTGAGAACGGGTTCTTTGGAGTTGCTCCAG GTACTTCCGAATCAACGAATCCCATTGCAATGGCGTCAGTATTCAAAGACACGGTGTTCACCAACGTGGCGGAGACAATTGACGGTGGCGTCTGGTGGGAAGGCATGAGCAAGGCCCCGGAAAGTCTCATCGACTGGAAGGGACAAGTTTGGGATCCTAGCAAGAAGACCCCGGCTGCTCATCCGAATTCCAG ATTCTGCACACCAGCGGAAAATTGTCCGATGATTGACGGCGATTGGGAAAGTCCTGAAGGAGTACCGATTTCTGCTATTCTACTGGGCGGGCGGCGACCGGCGGGAGTGCCGTTGGTCGTAGAAGCCCGGGACTGGGAGCACGGCGTATTCATGGGCGCTGCCATGCGCTCTGAAGCCACTGCTGCTGCTGAGCACAGC AGCAAAGTGGTTATGCACGACCCGTTCGCCATGCGTCCATTCTTCGGCTACAACTTCGGCGAGTACCTGCAGCACTGGCTGTCCATGCCTCGGGCTGGCCGCAGCATGCCCAAGATTTTCCACGTCAACTGGTTCAGGAAGGATGCGGAG GGCAAATTCCTCTGGCCGGGCTTCGGTGAGAATTCTCGCGTGCTTGACTGGGTACTGCGCCGCTGTGACAATGAACCTTGCCATGTGGAGACTCCACTCGGATTTGTGCCCACTGAAGGAGCCCTAAACACTGACGGTCTTGGCGAAGTCAACATAAAAGAATTATTCAGTATTCCCAAAGACTTCTGGATGCAGGAG GCAGATGCTGTGGAAAGATATTTCAAGGAGGAAGTGGGTGAAGATTTGCCGAAGCAAATGTGGGAACAGCTGGACATACTTAGGAATAATATTAAGCAATCTTAG